CGTACACGTCTCGGTATTCCACTCTCTATCAGTAGCGACCCGGTTCACGAAGTCCCGAGGGGCGGCGGGATTGCTTCGTTTACATTAAGCGGCGTCTCTAAATGGCCATCGCAGCTAGGCTTTGCTGCCGGCCGCGACGCGAGCATGCTCGAGGCCTTTGGCAAAATCGCTGCTGCTGAGTACCGCGCGATGGGCTTCACCACAGCGCTCCACCCCATGAGCGACATGGCAACCGAGCCACGATGGGCAAGAAACTTTGGCACCTTTGGCTCAAATGCAGCGCTGTCAGCTGAAATGACCGTTGCCTATATGAAAGGCTTTCAGGGAGAGAGCCTGAGCAATCGAAGCGTCATGACCATGGTCAAACATTTCCCGGGCGGCGGACCCCAGTTGGATGGTCTAGACCCACACCTCAAATCTGGCGAGAGCCAGGTATATCCGGGTAACAACTTTGACTATCACCTCGCCCCCTTTATCGCCGCCATTGAGAACGACATGCGTGTCGTCATGCCCTATTACGGCATTCCCACCGGGCAGACCGATGAGGACGTAGCCATGGCATTCAATCGTTACATTTTGACCGACCTCCTCCGCGACGAGCTCGGCTTTGAGGGTGTCATCTGTACCGACTGGGGGGTTATTACGGGTCGCATATGGGGCGTTGAGCCACTCACCGTGGAAGAACGTTATCTCAAATCGATCGAGGCTGGTGTTGATCAATACGGCGGGGAGAGCGAGCCCGAATACATCGTGGATTTGGTGAATCAAGGGGTCATTAGCGAAGTACGCATCGACGAGTCAGTTCGCAGAATTTTGAAAAACAAATTCGACCTAGGGCTTTTCGAGTCGCCGTTCGTCGATGAAACCGCAGTTGAAGAGGCAGTGAATCTGCCCCAGTACGTCGCACTCGGAATGACCGCGCAGCGAAACGCTGTGGTGTTGCTGGACAATGGTAGTAGCGCGCTACCATTAGCCGCTGAGACACGGATCTTCGTCGATGGCCTAGAGCCCAGTGTCGCAGCCAACTACGGAACGGTAGTCGATACACCCGAGCAGGCCGACGTCGTATTGCTATTCCTCAACACCGTCTTTAATGGCAACCAACCAGCCGGTACCGACAGCACCTTCGATCAGATGATGGCC
The Candidatus Paraluminiphilus aquimaris genome window above contains:
- a CDS encoding glycoside hydrolase family 3 protein; amino-acid sequence: MKTIIKLVVRVLIIAVVVAALYAANLFLKPISKMKASLAQSSIAPSIRADGEAFRDLNRNGSLDPYEDYRIATADRVEDLLSQMTLEEKVGQMFHPPVLVEPDPLFRVFLEAMNAGTAIEELITRKSLTHFNFYGGASPENIAKRLNELQQVAERTRLGIPLSISSDPVHEVPRGGGIASFTLSGVSKWPSQLGFAAGRDASMLEAFGKIAAAEYRAMGFTTALHPMSDMATEPRWARNFGTFGSNAALSAEMTVAYMKGFQGESLSNRSVMTMVKHFPGGGPQLDGLDPHLKSGESQVYPGNNFDYHLAPFIAAIENDMRVVMPYYGIPTGQTDEDVAMAFNRYILTDLLRDELGFEGVICTDWGVITGRIWGVEPLTVEERYLKSIEAGVDQYGGESEPEYIVDLVNQGVISEVRIDESVRRILKNKFDLGLFESPFVDETAVEEAVNLPQYVALGMTAQRNAVVLLDNGSSALPLAAETRIFVDGLEPSVAANYGTVVDTPEQADVVLLFLNTVFNGNQPAGTDSTFDQMMATRFPDTNLAFSDEILAKAASYSDVSQLVTLVDLNRPAVLTELKGMSGALVGTFGVSDEAMLDILFGKHNPVGKLPFELPSSMAEVEAQLEDVPDDTANPLFPYGWGLSYQ